The Nostoc sp. 'Peltigera membranacea cyanobiont' N6 genome contains the following window.
TCAAACATTTTAGATATAGCGCGTTTAGCTTAGAGAACTAGGAGCTTAACAAAGAGTTTTAGCCTTAAGGGACTTCCAAATAAAAAATACTCAACTACTTCCTGTGGGGTGGGCAACATGAGCGCCTTTGTATATGAGCGGGCAGATGCCCACCCCACAAAATTGGGTAATTTATTTGTTGGAAGTCCCTTATGCCAATGCATTGACTTGTTATGCCAATGCATTGCATCGACCTGTTATGCAATAATTTTGCGATCGCACTCTAATTTACATCCCTTTGCCTCAATCAACCTCCGCAGCATCAAACAGTGGTTGTCTGGAGAATGGGCGACTTAACCTGACGTTGACTTTTGATAATCATCTGGATGGGACGATCTGGCCCTGTCACCAAACCACGGCGTTTAGGTCGAATTTCACCATTGTCAACTAGTTCTAATTCCAAGCTGGAAAGGATTTTGGCAAGTGCTAGCTTCATTTCCAACTGGGCAAATGCTAGACCAATACAGCGCCTAGCACCACCCCCAAAGGGCAAATATTCATAGGCAGAAAATTGCCGTTCTAAAAAGCGTTCTGGCTTAAACTGCTTAGGTTCTGGATAAATATCTTCTCGTTGGTGGGTCAGATAAATAGAACCAAGTAGGACTGTACCCGGTTCTAATTCATAACCACCCAGCGATATCGGTGTTCTTACTTTTCTGGGAAAAGTTAGCATACCTACTGGGTAAATCCGCAATGTCTCGGAACAAACAGCGTTGAGATAGGGTAATTTGAAAACGGTGCCGGGATCTGGGTTATCGCCCAAGCTATCTAATTCTTGCAGTAGCTTTTGGCGCACTGATGGTATTTTATGAATCCAGTAGAATGCCCATACTAAGGCTGTTGCTGTGGTTTCGTGACCGGCTACTAACAGAGTCATCAATTCATCGCGCAACTCTTCATCAGTCATGGGTTGACCGGCTTCATCCCTAGCAGCCATGAGTAAGCTGAGAATATCCGTGCGTGATGAATCTGGCTGTTCTCGACGTTCTCGAATTTCCTCATAGATGAGTTTGTCAGCTTCTTGCTGAACGCGCATTTGTTTTCCCCAGAAGTTAATCGGGCCAAAATCTCTTTGCAAAGCTGGAAAATAAAGCAAAGCTACACTTAACCGAGAACTGGCTTTCTCTAAAAGATCGCTCAAAAATTGCTGTAGTTTTTCAGCGCGAGGCCCTTCATGTAGCCCAAACACAGCTTGCATAATCACCCGCATGGTAATGGCTTGGGTAGCAGACCGAATATTAAAGGGTTTGCCTATCTGGTATTGGCTAATGACTTGCTTGGTGACATCGGTAATTACCTGACTATAATTCCGCATTCTTTCGCCGTGAAAAGGAGGCATTAACAACTGGCGTTGACGCTGGTGTTCTGCGCCGCTAATGCTAATGACAGAATGCTTGCCCAGCAAAGGTTCAAATACCTTATTCAGATCGCCAGGGGCTTCTAATTCCTTGGTATCAGTTGTCAAAATTTGTTGTTGCGCTTGGGGGTTGCTGACAATCACCAAAGGAGGAAGATTTTTGTCTAATCTGAGAGTAAAAATCTCGCCATAGCTTTTGGTACAAGCCTCCATAAAAGACATCGGATTAACAATCCAGCGCAGCATCTGTAAAACTGCTGGAGTTTGCGGCCCATTTGGAAATTTCATAAATTTTTTTCCTACTTAATATTTTTTTGCAACTTTAACTAACTGAAATTTTGATTGAGTGACCATTTAAAGTACTTATTCTAACGTTGCAAAAAAGCAATAAACTGTTACAACCTCGAAGATGTAAAATTTTGGTTAAATTCAACAAGCATCTACAGTTTCACCTCATCGTCAAAAGGTACTCAGCATGACTGCAATCTCCGCAAAGGCATCTTCAGCGCTTCCCAATTTTTCGGAAGGAATTCAATATTTTGGTGAAGCTTTACCAGATTTTGAAACTTATGGTGCAACTCCTGCTATAGAGTCGGGCAAAGTAGCGATCGCATCTCCCACTGATAAAGCAGCTGTATATCAAACTTTACTGGCTGCCGATGCCTTACGCTACCTGACTTTGCAAGTTACTGCTAGTAAAGCTTCTGGACATCCCGGCGGATTCGCCAGCCAAGCAGAAGCTTACGCATCTCTTGTCATGCTGGGATACAAGAACATTATTACCGAAGTCGGACACCACGCCCCCGGATTTTATAGTGCCATGTTCTTGGATCGTTCGCTAGAAGACATGGGAATTTTTACAGTCCAACAATTGCGCGATCGCTTCCGAGAAAAGCATGGATTATTAGGACACCTTTCTGGTTTCATTCCCGGTATTCTCGCACCTGCGGGGCCTTTGGGACAAGGGCAACACTTTGCAATGGCGGCTGCACTGTTACACAAAGATAAGTTGTTCCCCTTTACAGTTGGGGATGGTGGATTAGGTGAGCCTTATATTGTAAGTGCGATCGCGCATTTCCATACAGCTTATCCGGCTGTCACCAACTTTTTGCCGGTGCTGGTGTGGAACGGTTACAGCCAAGAACATCACAGCATGGTTTCCCTCAAAACCAACGAACAGATGCAAGCATATTGGCAAGGTAACGGTTTTGATGAAGTCGTGTTAGTGAATGCGAAAGACTTTGACGATCGAGATCAACCAGGGGATTACGTTGATAGTACCGCCTTTTCCTTCGAGAAACGCCTAGCATTTACCCAAGCAGTACTTTCTGGTGTAGATAAAGCAGCGCGATCGGCTTTGGGTGGTAAACTTACCGTCTTTATTATTAAACAACTCAAAGGTGCAGGAGTCCACGCGCGGGGTGCAAAATCTCACAACCTTTATCCTAAAGATACGCTGGATGCCCCTCATATTATCAGTGCATTGCAAACCCGTGCTTTGTCTGCGGAAGCTTGGCAATTAGTGCGGACAAATGCAGAACGCGCAGGCGGTGGCCCAGCAGCAAAAACTGTAGTGACAGAATTTGAATTCCCATTAGCAGAATTAGGCGAATTACCTTTAGAAGAATATGCAGTTGGAGGTGAAGCCAAAGTTTCCACAACCGCGATGGGACGATTGGTAGGAATAGTTGGAAATAAAGATCGGGATTTCCTCGTCACCAACGCTGATGGTAACGAAGCATCTGGAATTGCCAACATCAACCAAGCATTAAAGATTATCCACCCCACAACCGACGATTTATATTTCCAAGCACCAAACGGACAAGTTTATGAACCATTGAGTGAAGATGCTTGTGCCGGGTTAGCTGCGGGTTTAGCGTTAATGGGTGCGAGAACTTTGTGGTGTTCTTATGAATCTTTTGCCATCAACGGATTACCAATTTGGCAAACTGTAACCCAGTCAATGGCAGAATTACGCCGTCAAACTCCCTCGACTATTACTTTATTCACAGCAGGGGCATTAGAGCAAGGGCGCAACGGTTGGACTCACCAACGTCCAGAAATTGAAGCTTACTTTGCTGCGTTGATGAGAAATGGAAATGTTTTTCCATTATTTCCGCCTGATGCTAATAGTATTCAAGCTTGTTATGACTGGGCATTGAAAACTAAGAATAAGGGAATTGTAATTACTGCAAGTAAAACGCCGCTACCAATTCGTACAACTTTAGAACAAACTCGTCAGGCGTTGCGCGATGGTGCAGTGCTATTACATGAAATCGCTGGTGATAAACAAGTTGTATTTGCTGTAATTGGCGATTTAACATTAATGCCAGTATTTGAAGCTGCTGCTTTCTTGGAAACTGAAGGTATTGGTGTGAAAATAGTTACTGTGATCAATCCTCGGCAATTGTACCGTAGCCATGATACTGCATGGGAAACTTGTTCTGAACCAGAAGGCGGTTTCTTGGATGATGCGAAATTTGCCGAATTATTTGATGGCGATGCGTTAATTGCCGTTACTGGTGGCGCTGCGGGGATGCTAGAACCAATTTTGTTACGGAGTACAGCCAAGCGCGACACCTTTGCTTGGAAGCGTGGCGAAACTACAGCCAGTGCTGGAGAGTTGATGGCGTTTAATGGATTGACTGCTGAAGCATTAACAAAACGTGCGATCGCATTAGTGCATTAAAACTGCGTAGGCGTAGCCAGCCGTAGGCATCGTCTTTTATTTTATCGCAAATATACGTATGTAAATGCGTATATTTGCGTTTTTTATGAGAATTTCTAAGCATTGAGATTAGTTTATAAATAAATGTAGTTAGATTTGCTGAAATTCTTTAAAATTAACAGGTTTTCAAGTTGCAAAAGCTGCTTTTCAAGTCATAAAAGCTAGTTTACGAGTCACAAAAGCTGCTTTTCAAGTCGCAAAAGCTAGTTTTCAAGTCGCAAAAGCTGCTTTTCAAGTCGCAAAAGCTAGTTTACGAGTTACAAAAGCTAGTTTACGAGTTCAAAACTTGATTTACAAGCCAGGATGAAAGGCGATATTTTTATGGGAAACATGGCGTTTAATGAATTCACTATGGAGGCTTGATGAAAAGTGCGATCGGGTTAGTTAGTGCATTCAGTAGGGTTTTGTAACTAGAAAAGTTTGAATTTCTAACCGCATATGCACGCAGATCAAACGCAAAGAGATTAGCGGTTCAATACGTGTATATCCTGTTTTGATTGTAATTATTTTTTTGTATATTTTTAATATGTAAATAATTTCCAAAATATTTTATGTATAAGATA
Protein-coding sequences here:
- a CDS encoding cytochrome P450; translation: MKFPNGPQTPAVLQMLRWIVNPMSFMEACTKSYGEIFTLRLDKNLPPLVIVSNPQAQQQILTTDTKELEAPGDLNKVFEPLLGKHSVISISGAEHQRQRQLLMPPFHGERMRNYSQVITDVTKQVISQYQIGKPFNIRSATQAITMRVIMQAVFGLHEGPRAEKLQQFLSDLLEKASSRLSVALLYFPALQRDFGPINFWGKQMRVQQEADKLIYEEIRERREQPDSSRTDILSLLMAARDEAGQPMTDEELRDELMTLLVAGHETTATALVWAFYWIHKIPSVRQKLLQELDSLGDNPDPGTVFKLPYLNAVCSETLRIYPVGMLTFPRKVRTPISLGGYELEPGTVLLGSIYLTHQREDIYPEPKQFKPERFLERQFSAYEYLPFGGGARRCIGLAFAQLEMKLALAKILSSLELELVDNGEIRPKRRGLVTGPDRPIQMIIKSQRQVKSPILQTTTV
- a CDS encoding transketolase encodes the protein MTAISAKASSALPNFSEGIQYFGEALPDFETYGATPAIESGKVAIASPTDKAAVYQTLLAADALRYLTLQVTASKASGHPGGFASQAEAYASLVMLGYKNIITEVGHHAPGFYSAMFLDRSLEDMGIFTVQQLRDRFREKHGLLGHLSGFIPGILAPAGPLGQGQHFAMAAALLHKDKLFPFTVGDGGLGEPYIVSAIAHFHTAYPAVTNFLPVLVWNGYSQEHHSMVSLKTNEQMQAYWQGNGFDEVVLVNAKDFDDRDQPGDYVDSTAFSFEKRLAFTQAVLSGVDKAARSALGGKLTVFIIKQLKGAGVHARGAKSHNLYPKDTLDAPHIISALQTRALSAEAWQLVRTNAERAGGGPAAKTVVTEFEFPLAELGELPLEEYAVGGEAKVSTTAMGRLVGIVGNKDRDFLVTNADGNEASGIANINQALKIIHPTTDDLYFQAPNGQVYEPLSEDACAGLAAGLALMGARTLWCSYESFAINGLPIWQTVTQSMAELRRQTPSTITLFTAGALEQGRNGWTHQRPEIEAYFAALMRNGNVFPLFPPDANSIQACYDWALKTKNKGIVITASKTPLPIRTTLEQTRQALRDGAVLLHEIAGDKQVVFAVIGDLTLMPVFEAAAFLETEGIGVKIVTVINPRQLYRSHDTAWETCSEPEGGFLDDAKFAELFDGDALIAVTGGAAGMLEPILLRSTAKRDTFAWKRGETTASAGELMAFNGLTAEALTKRAIALVH